The following are encoded in a window of Desulfobacteraceae bacterium genomic DNA:
- a CDS encoding alpha-glucosidase C-terminal domain-containing protein: MARLEWRQAAARSSLERLLPRIEKNHEKRLAEHPQQWQLFKERLDREWERLFACLHDLYGWQFDFFYTLEQVLELLTGCWLDRPQALRRHDAARETDPLWYTSENVVGIVLYVDLFSNNLAGLENHIPYFEKLGVTYLHLMPLFAVPHGENDGGYAVSDYRSVNPDLGTMEDLSRLATALRERGISLVLDFVFNHTSDEHAWARRAKAGDPDYLDYYLTFTDRDLVDRYQAHLRDIFPTVRQGSFTWNDELKRWVWTTFNSYQWDLNYANPAVLRAMAEEMLFLANQGIEVLRLDAVAFIWKRMGTDCENQPEAHTIIQAFNAMTRIVAPGMVFKSEAIVHPDEVVKYVHLEECQLSYNPLLMSLLWEALATRETKLLIHSLRNRQRIPQGCSWVNYLRCHDDIGWTFDDHDAWRVGADPRAHRKFLNDFYTGRFPGSFARGVPFQFNPNNGDLRISGTLSSLAGLEAALETEDNVLIELAVRRINMLRSIMVSVGGIPLLYAGDEYGMLNDYTFLSDPDKVNDSRWVHRSKKRWAAADDLTDGDTLEWRFFHEMAKFFKLRKQTPALRNGGMELVDSPNPHLFAYLRSDGAQRLLVINNFSEFEQVVTADTLSAAGMAADGLELLSQRPLPAGGDLILDGYRYLWIDISGP; the protein is encoded by the coding sequence ATGGCGCGCCTGGAATGGCGACAGGCGGCAGCCCGCAGCTCACTTGAGCGGCTGCTGCCGCGGATCGAGAAGAATCATGAAAAGCGGCTGGCCGAGCATCCACAGCAGTGGCAACTTTTCAAGGAGCGCCTCGACCGGGAGTGGGAGCGCCTGTTTGCCTGCCTGCACGATCTTTACGGGTGGCAGTTTGACTTTTTCTACACCCTGGAGCAGGTGCTCGAGCTTCTGACCGGCTGCTGGCTGGACCGCCCCCAAGCCCTGCGCCGGCACGATGCGGCGCGCGAGACCGATCCGTTGTGGTACACCTCCGAAAACGTGGTGGGCATCGTCCTGTATGTGGATCTTTTCAGCAATAATCTGGCGGGGCTCGAAAATCACATCCCTTATTTCGAGAAGCTCGGGGTGACCTATCTGCACCTGATGCCCCTGTTCGCGGTGCCCCATGGGGAAAACGACGGTGGCTACGCTGTCAGCGACTACCGGTCCGTCAACCCCGATCTCGGCACCATGGAAGATCTTTCCCGCCTGGCGACGGCGCTGCGCGAACGGGGCATCAGCCTGGTGCTGGATTTCGTGTTCAACCACACCTCCGACGAGCATGCCTGGGCCCGCCGGGCCAAGGCCGGGGACCCGGACTATCTGGACTACTATCTGACCTTCACCGACCGCGACCTGGTGGATCGTTATCAGGCCCATTTGCGGGACATCTTTCCCACCGTCCGCCAGGGGAGTTTCACCTGGAACGACGAACTCAAGCGCTGGGTCTGGACAACCTTCAACAGCTACCAGTGGGATTTGAACTATGCCAATCCGGCCGTACTGCGGGCCATGGCCGAGGAGATGCTTTTTCTGGCCAACCAGGGGATCGAGGTGCTGCGTCTGGACGCCGTGGCCTTTATCTGGAAGCGGATGGGGACCGATTGCGAGAACCAGCCCGAGGCCCACACCATCATCCAGGCCTTCAACGCCATGACCCGGATTGTCGCGCCCGGCATGGTCTTCAAGTCCGAGGCCATCGTCCACCCAGACGAGGTCGTCAAGTACGTCCACCTGGAAGAGTGCCAACTTTCCTACAACCCGCTGCTGATGTCGCTGCTGTGGGAGGCGCTGGCCACACGCGAGACGAAGCTCTTGATCCATTCCCTGCGCAATCGCCAACGAATTCCCCAGGGCTGCTCGTGGGTCAATTACCTGCGCTGCCACGACGATATCGGCTGGACCTTCGACGACCACGACGCCTGGCGGGTGGGCGCCGATCCCCGGGCGCACCGCAAGTTCCTGAACGACTTTTACACCGGCCGCTTCCCGGGGTCCTTTGCCCGCGGGGTGCCGTTTCAGTTCAACCCCAACAACGGCGATCTGCGCATATCCGGCACGCTCTCCTCCCTGGCCGGCCTGGAAGCGGCCCTGGAGACCGAGGACAACGTCCTGATCGAGCTGGCCGTACGCCGGATCAACATGCTGCGCAGCATCATGGTCAGCGTGGGCGGGATTCCGCTGCTCTACGCGGGCGATGAATACGGGATGTTGAACGACTACACCTTCCTGTCCGATCCGGACAAGGTCAACGACAGCCGATGGGTGCACCGCTCCAAAAAACGCTGGGCGGCCGCCGACGATCTGACCGATGGCGACACCCTGGAATGGCGCTTTTTCCACGAGATGGCCAAATTTTTCAAGCTCCGCAAGCAAACCCCGGCGCTGCGCAACGGCGGCATGGAGCTGGTGGACAGCCCCAATCCGCACCTGTTCGCCTATCTGCGAAGCGACGGCGCCCAGCGGCTGCTGGTGATCAACAATTTTTCGGAATTCGAACAGGTCGTGACGGCCGATACCCTGTCCGCCGCGGGGATGGCAGCGGACGGCCTCGAACTCTTGAGCCAGCGACCCCTGCCGGCGGGAGGCGACCTGATCCTGGACGGCTACCGCTATCTGTGGATCGACATTTCCGGGCCATAG
- a CDS encoding DUF3106 domain-containing protein: MRKPVSMWLGRLGAVLAACLLTLSVPTTAPGALPPAAGLETPQPILGPWTSDEPASLFLAQRNRGRGDREALSDQDRQHLQQQYRKWQALPPEEQAKLRRRQQELERMPPESRRLYQKRFQQWQDLPDAERQQLRRQLDNWDRLPPKEQEAIRRRFRD, translated from the coding sequence ATGCGTAAACCCGTCTCGATGTGGCTTGGACGGCTGGGGGCCGTGCTGGCCGCCTGCCTGCTGACCCTTTCCGTCCCGACTACCGCCCCCGGGGCGCTGCCGCCGGCGGCGGGGCTGGAGACGCCGCAACCGATCCTGGGGCCGTGGACGTCGGATGAGCCCGCAAGCCTTTTTTTGGCCCAGCGAAACAGAGGCCGCGGCGACCGGGAGGCGCTCTCCGACCAGGATCGGCAGCACCTCCAGCAACAGTACCGCAAGTGGCAGGCGCTTCCCCCCGAGGAGCAGGCGAAGCTGCGGCGCCGCCAGCAGGAGTTGGAGCGGATGCCGCCGGAATCCCGCCGGCTTTACCAGAAGCGCTTTCAGCAGTGGCAGGATCTCCCGGATGCCGAACGTCAGCAGCTGCGCCGGCAGCTGGACAACTGGGACCGGCTCCCCCCCAAGGAGCAGGAGGCGATTCGCCGCCGTTTCCGAGACTGA